ttttaacatGTTTAACTTCCCTGCCAGGGCTTTCTAATCAGCCTGTATGATGATGGGTTTAATCTACAACAAGGTTAcctcagaaatactttttatgtAAGTGGGTGATTGGTACGTTTTGGCTTTAAGCAGAACTAGTCTCCATAACATAAGCTGTCCAGCCAGATGAAATACAATAATTTATACAGAAAGTCCAGAATACACTATTCTTAATATAATTTGGTTTATAGCATTTCTGAGCTATGGTTAGAATGCATGTCAATGGCATTAATTCTAGCATGAGCTTTTCGTTGTAGACACAGATTGAAGAAGTTTCTTGGTTGCTTCCTTTCTCTAAAGTCTGCTTTACAACCAGCAAAGCCAGCTGGCACTGTGCATAGCTCTCAGTACAGAAGGGCAGGCTTGTGACTGAGTAACAGGAGCAGGACTCCAAGGTTCTATTTCTGGCTCGGTAGCAGGCATCCTGCGTTGTCATAGGCAGGTCTTCTAATTCTCACTATTGGTCATCTGGACAATGCAActgcctgctggagcagcttctcctcctcccaccagTGAAGGAGGGTTGGACCTCAAGCATTTTGTTGCCCTGGGAGTCTCCAGCAAATGTCCTGGAAAGCAGCGGCAACTGAACACCTCCAAGTAGTGCTAAATTTAGAGCTTTCTAACTTGTATGTGGGGATGGCATGGGGTGGAAAGTGGGTTCTTTGACAGCTTTATTAATTCTTCCTCCCTGACCTCAGAAGTTCCCTGTGAGACTTTAAACATACTCTTGTTAGGCACTGTTCGAGGAAGACAGGGTCAGAGTAGAATGGAATTTAATTTGACATTTAAATGACAGCATGCTCCAACACCACTTTTATTAATAACACCAGTGTGTGACAGATTTCAGTGTCGTGCCTGATTCTGATGTTAGCCACAACTATATTACCCTGAAGCAACTCATTGATAGTGACCAAACTACTTGCAGAGTTCAAAaaatcccaccccaaaaccccaccaaaaccaatcCAGAACTTGATGTTCTCACTGCAAGGGTGTCTGAGACACTTAAAAGATGGCATGAGTGGTTAAAAGGCATATGGTAATGTGAGATGATGGCAGTGTAGGAATTATTAAAGAATTAACTAGCAGTTACTTTAAAGACACTGTACATTGTTCTTTATTAACTACAACTATGTAAGATGAAGTATAAAGAAATATACAGGTTATCTTCTAGTAAATAAAAGTGATGTTCAGAATAGTTCTTACAAAGGACTCATCTGCATAAAATGTATGTTGAAGGAAATTTAGTCTCCAActgtaataaaaacatatttttatatgaataacaaaagcatcaaaagaaaatcagttctCTCAGAGGATTCACTTGCTTTGGTTGTTTCTGCAGTGATGGCTTGTGAGGTACAGGAAACTAAGTAGGACATAAACAATGTAACCTTGACTGGGCTGTCAGAAATGGTGACAAAAAGATGCAATttcaagtattattttttaGTAATCTTAGATCCTGCTAGTGACAATCTGTTGTCTagtattgtttttattattttaataactggTTCTATTTTGGCAGGTCCctttacacaggaaaaaataacaggCAAAGTCACACCAATCACCATGTTCTCCAGGGTTTAGATTGTGCTGCGGAAGGCTGACATCATTTGCCGATTCATTTTATCAGCCAGAACAAGTACATAAAAACTCAaccaaaaaaagggaaatggaaatggGAAGACTGGgtgaaaaaaacctgtgctCAGGAAGAATCTGAAGTTGAGGTTTGTCTTGTGCAGATGAGCAAGAAAGGCAAACCCCTAGAAGAAATATCACCCTTTTATGGTTAGAAGTCTTCTGTTTCCAAGCAGTATTAATGTATAAGCAAGTTTATACCCATTTATTGTTGTCTTGAATTCTTCCTTTAAAtagttttttctcctccatgaTGATTAACTACTTTCTTCCCACCAAGGAAATAcaacgtcctttccaacccaaaccattctatgataatgtAATACTGTGTGAGTCTGAATGCACGCAGGAGCAGCGAGCACTGCGGCTCTGCTCCATGCTGCTGCCGCCCAGGCCCGAGGCTTACGGGCCCGCAGCACCCTGCCCGCGCCAGCTGACCGCCTGGGCGCCAGCCGCCACGAAGGACGGGGCGCTCCCTGGTGGCAGCGCTGGGCCGGAGGAAAGGACGCGAGGAGGCCCCTGTACAAGCCGGACCGGGCCTGTCTTTCCCTTCCGCCTCCAGACAGACGGACAGCGCGCTCGGGGCGGGGCCTCGCCTCACCGCGCCCGAGCTGCCGGCACCGCCCCCCGCGCTGGCCGCgcccgccgggccgggccgggcgccgccgccgcgccgaGCGGAGCGGCTCCGCCGCGGTCCGGTCCGGTCCGGTGCGGCCCGCTGGCCATGGCCACCTGGCGGCGGGACGCGCGAGTGACGGCCGTGCAGCGGCTGGGCTGCGCCGCGCTGGCGGGCGCGGTGAGCCTCAGCCTGACGGCGCCGCTGGAGCTGCTGACGGTGCTGGCGCAGGTGGGCACCTGGCACTGCCGGCGGGGGCTGCGCCGCGCCGGGCCGAGCCTCTGCCGCGCCGAGGGCGTGCGGGCGCTCTGGAAGGGGAACCTCACCGCATGCCTGCGCCTCTTCCCCTACAGCGCGCTGCAGCTCGCCGCCTCCCGCCGGTAAGCGagcggccccggcccgggcCGGGAGGGGTCTCCGCGGGGAGGGCTGCGACCTCCCGCCTTTCGTTGCTGTTGCAGAAGAGGGGGTGGAAAAGGGAGAGCTTCGTCCGTAGGGGCTCTTAGGTATCTCTGTCAGAAGGGTGGCTAACCAGTTGTGTGTCCTCTCACCCCAGAGGTGCGTACTCCGGGTAATAACTTGTTTAGTTTATTCAGCACGTAGCAATTCTTAGGGCCTGGTAATACGCCAGCAATTGCTTATAAAGTCATAAGTGTTCTTCAAAAGGTGAAAGGTGGATAGTCTGTTAAATCTCTTGTGTGCAGCCGCATTCCTTCAGAAATGAAGTTACAGTCACAACTGCGACGGAGACGGCTGCTCTTTGCAACAATTTATTCTATTTGTTTATATGCTCTCAAGTATTTATATtgtctctattaaaaaaaataacaaaactatTATTTAAATCTTCTTACCAGTTATGCAGGGGCTGTTATGCaaattttttttggtttgaaGTTGATATGTAGCATTACTTGCTTTTAAGACCTTGTTTTCAATAATACACAGACAAATTGGGGTAAACACTGGAAGGAATGCAGCAGGATCAACatggagcagtgctggctgAGCTCTGCCAATCCGTGCTGTTTCCTAGGATTCCCTTTTGCTGCCGGTATCTCTCAGTCTGTGAAAGGAGTGCCTGACTGTTGGCACGCACCAGCATGTTTTGCcacttcttgttttgttttgttttgaattcagGCCAGCTGTGTGTACGGAATGCACTTGACATTTCTGCCCAGCTGGGCGATGGGTTATTCCGGTTGGTGGGCCGTGCTGGGTGGGGAGAAGCGTGGTCTCAGCCTGTGCTGGCCAATCCGGCGCGCTGCGGCTCTCACCCAGGCTGACGCTGCGGGTTTGTCGTTCAGCTGCCGGAGCAGGAGTTGTCCTCCCCGCTCTGCCAGCGCCTCTCGGGAAGTGACAGATGAAGCGACCTTGGAACTGGGCAGCTTCATTGTGTCCTTCTGCCTGTAATGTGTGTGGTGGTCAAACAAGGGAGGGGGCATCGTGGCAGTAGGAGGGCAGAAACAGTGATATAAAGTTCCCAGAAGAGCCAGGGTGTTGTACCTGTGTAAACAGTTGATCTTGAGCAAAATAGCTAACTTTATTTATTCAGCTTGAAACAGTGTAGATCCTTCACAAGGATATAGTTTATCTCTGGTTTGCACTGGGTGTTCTTTTTTGTCCTACAAATGGAAGTAGGCtaccagaaaattaaataaaagctgCCTAAGCATATTTCTTCATATATTATTTGTGgattggggaggggggggggctGTATTTTCTAGTGGGAAAATGGTGTATATAAAGgcaggaaacaaaaagagaaatgctgcaTGGTAACTTACATGGCTGCACTCCCTCTGTGGTTACTGTGCACATACTCGCTCTTTCCGTGGCAGTTTTCAGTGTTATCTGGGTAGAGCCCAGAGACAGCCCAGCAGCCTCCCTGCGcatctgtgcacacacaggAAAATCTGGCTGTGTTGCTTTAGGGGCTGTACAAGACACgaaggaaaagagaagtttaCGTCCTTTCGCTTCTGCTTGGCTAGTCTTTCTGTGCTGGGCTGTCTCCAGGGCACGAGACAAGTAGATGCAGGGATCTGTCATGcagtagaaagaaaatgcatgatTATGTGATGAAAAAACATCAACTGAGCAAGCAATGACTTGTAAATAttgcaaattattttggtttggacATGGTAACACTGTGTTCTTTAAATGTAAGTCTGCTGTTTAGGCAGTTTAGTTAATGCTTCTAAAATAGAATGATAAGTTTCTTTACCTCCAGCTAAGATTGTCCTCTCAAGTCTTTTTACTTGTTTCTTGCTGCCCCCAATGACACTTCTCCCTGATGTAGGAGTGCTCTGTGTACACAGGGAAGTCCTTCCGGGTGTCACAAATGTGTGAGTTGTAGGTTGGCCTTTAAAACTCTGTGCTTCAATTTCAAGATTTCAGATTTAGATTTAACCTCCTGAGCGTGATAGTGCCATGACATGTCTTCTCTAATGAAGTATCCCTGTGGACCTTTCTGTCCCAACGTAAGCAACAGAGAAAGGTTCGGTTGTTCTCAGAAGGCCTGTGATGACGTTATCTATGTATTTCTTCATACATAATAGCTTCGACTGGGTGTTTGTACCAATGTCTCTGATGATCAGACAATTTCTTGCAGACATGCTTTACGTCATGATAACTTTGATCCTGTGGATGGAAATATAAATGAGGATTCTGTGGTCaaaaatgactttaaaattctcttacaaagcaaacaaattctatctttgaaggtttttttcattgttggATTGGTGCTCTGGacctccagcacagcaccacagcTCGAGGTATGTGAGCTTAGTCTGTGCTGAGAAGTGCGGTGCAGGTAGAGCTAGGCAAGCTGCCTCTGAAAAAGCTCTTTCAGGTACTGGAAGTATTTTAGCTCAGTAAAATCAAAGCAGATTGCATTTGTAGAATTATATATTCCAGTCCCTGACTTAGTTACTAACTGtaactttttcatttctgcactTCTATGCAGCGTGGACTTACACAAGTTCTCTTTGGGCTCTGAGGCATGTTTTTTGGACTGCTTATGTTTGCCCACTCACATATTCTGTTTCACAGGGGTTCTGATGCTTGTGTGGGGTTATATATAGCAAGGTCTTAGGTGAAATACATGTTAAAGTTTCGAGTCCTGCTGCTGAAGGGGCTTGTGGGCAGAAGAACAATTACATCAAGAATAATCTACcttaatttttcatgtattgTGTTCGTACTGTCACTAACAGTACCTCTTTTATGTGTTTACTCTAGACTTGTTATACTTTTCACGGATGAGTTGGGTCACATTTCCCACTGGAGAGCCATCATGGCAGGAAGCCTGGCTGGCATGGTTGCAACCATCGTGACTTACCCCACGGATGTGATTAAAACAAGGCTCATTGTGCAGAACCGACTGGAACCATCTTATGAAGGAATTATTCATgctttttataaaatttatCACCAAGAAGGACTCCTTGCACTCTACCGTGGCGTTTCACCAGCTATATTAGGTAAAATAACAATGGGGAAAGATCACCCCATTGCACATGGTTTAGTGCACCTACGTAGTGTGTTCGTTTGCTCActtgttttcaaaaacaaataGTAATGTTTTTCTGTAGCCTTCTACAGAAAGGTTTGCAAGGCACAACAATAGCGATTGCTGCAGCTTTATTATTTCAAATCATGATCAAGTacatagcattttatttatggTTAAGTATTCTACAAAatactcttttccttcttttatagATGATCTAGTTGTTCTCCGATGCAAGATTTACACCATTCaactcttaaaataaataaatacacacacagagtgttCCTAATTCCTGTCTATGTGTGAGAGTGTCTCCCTGGCTGTTCAGTGAAACCAGTATGAGCAGTAATGTATAACTGATGTGGAAAGTGATGATTAGTGATATTCTCTCTTTATATGAAAtgacttcttaatttttttaccctccatagcttttaaaaatgccatttaacTTTGAGTCCACTTTTCCACAATATGAcgttataaaataataataataaaaacaacaataatGTATAATTCCATTATAAAATTGATGAGAccatgaaacaaacaaaagaggaCAGAAGTATCCCTGATCAGCTTGACTGAAGAGGCCACTCCGTGTACCTGTACAGCTGCCAGGGTTGGGTTGGACTGGAGAAAGAGCTTGTCCCAAAAGAGAAACCTGGTGAAAGAGCTGACCTGTCATGAGACTAAGGCAGTTAATAATTCTGACAAcatatgcattttaatatgtaaatatatgacCCTATCAGCACATCTAGATGCTACAATATGGGTGTTTGGTGGTAAGCCTGTGCCTAAAAAGTAAAGTTCTTCAAAAATATTGATTGGGTTTGAGCAATGTGGGGTCCAAACTGTCAGCAAACTCATCCTATCTTTCTAGGTTATGTGATgagcagctctgttttcttaGTGTACAGTGTGTTGCTATAAACCTGTCTGGTTTGCTTTCTAGGTGCTGTCCCATTTTCTGCTGGCTCATTCTTTGTTTACATCAATCTGGACAAAATCTGGCAAGAACCCATCGTTCATTTCACTCCTCTTCAGAACTTCATAAATGGCTGTGTAgcagctgctgtggcacagaCACTTTCCTTCCCCTTCGAGACTGTCAAGAGGAAGATGCAGGTACAGAGCATTCATGTTACTAGTACTTGGTTACAGGTTTCGTTGCAGGCACTTTGGACAAGACTAGCCAGATGACCATGAGTGCCACCGTATTTCTCTTACCATTAGGCTACAGAGACTTTCTTTTAGATTGATTGTGTTTTAAtttgagtttggtttggtttggtttaagtCTGAAAATCATTGTTACAAGTGTGTTGTTATACTTTTAAGATGGGCTCAAGTACTATCATGGGATATATGTATGCTCTCAGGGTCTGTGTCTTcagctttatttaatttctttttcatagcaATTCCATTAAATTCTCACAGTTCATAATCGGAAAACCTTCAGTCAAATGCAGGAATTCAGTCCCTTTAGTGGTAGGCAGGATGAGTAAGATCCATGTCATTTTCAAAGCCTTTGTGTTGCCATTTATGCCTGACTTAGTACTGGCAGTCACAAGAAACTTGCACAGCAGGTATTAAGTCTGAAGGGTCAGAACTatccttttcttatttctaacTCTTCTTGTCAACAAGTCACTTCCCAgttgctggtgctgctgctttcctggaacATCAGCAACATGAGAGTTACTATATCATTTTATATTATGTTGCTGATCCTTTCTCCTGGAAGTTTACTAGCAATGatctaaaaaacccaaacaaagaacaaaaccccccaaaacaaacaaacaaaaacccaaaacaaccacacacacagagcttccATCTCACTGACATAATTCATTTGATGCTGTTGACTTTTCGTTAAAATTTCATCAGTAGAGTGTCAGTGAATAGCTGTCATCATCTGGTGGCTCTCTGGCTGGAGCATATCAGTTTGTTCTTTCAGCCTAGTTCATGGGACTGCAGATTTATGGGAAACTTTTGTGATcttattaaaatcaaaacaaacaaaagctaacaaaaaaaccccaaaacacaacaacccaaaaaaacccagtcatTCAGTGTGGCAACATTATATAGGTCCCTGTCCCCTTCATCAAGTAAGGCCTGGTTGGTAAATCGCAAGCTAGCAAAAGGTCAGTGAAACTGTCAATTGccctctcctgctccccaggtTCCCTTTTTCAGACAGGGTTCAGATCCAGTGGCACAGGAGGCTCAGTTGCACTCTCTCAATCTTGAAACAGAGGACCTCAGCTGGAGAAGTAATGTCTTTTATTAGATCAGCTCGTGTGTCCAGAAGTGAAGCTTTAAGCTGAGCCCTTTCATCAGGTATCTCATAAAATGTCTCAGGTGAAAAAGAGATTGTCAACATGAAAATTTGattgttttttccagctgtttcagTGGGTCTAAGAAAACCAGTTGCTCCTTACAAgtcctctttttctttatatccttAAGCTCACACCAATACTGTTGCcctaaaaaataaagaaattaatttgttgttctgtttcccctttaatattttctgtcagTGTATCAGTTAGTGGAACATTCAGTTTTTGTAATCACTTCAAAAGTAACTTTCATTTGTAACTGGTGTGATATTAAGTTCTGTGTCAAGCTTTGTCTTGACAGGCAAGTAAAGAAGCAGAACAGGCccatctttcattttcctgccaCTAGGCTGTACTCTTTCACCAAAAGGATGCTTAAAACATCTGATTGGCACTTCTAGAAATAAGAAGGGAACTGGATTTATTGTCTAAATATGTAGGAAGTGGATATGCTAAAAATAGTTCGGGTGGAAAAAGGCCCAACAACAGAGAGGACCTTTTTTCTCATAGGTGCATTGAAATGGCTGAATAGTGATTTTCCAAGCTTAGGGAAACACCTCCTGTTCGGTGATTTATTCTGAAGGCATGGGAGAAGGCAAAGGTGTTTCAGAAGAACTAGCTGCCTATGTGTGAAAGCCCATAATTTGTTTGGTTCCTGAACATAAGTCACAGAGGCTTTTCcaaaaaaaagagctgttaaTCACACTCAAGCCGATACTAAGACGAACTCATGTAAAATCATCCAAGaggtttgtttttcacagttAGCACCAGGGTATGGCCCAGCTTTGGAGGGatcatttctgctttgtgcttACTTGCTGGCCTGTTCAGTTTGCAGGGTGGTggtcagaagagagaaatgtctAGGACATCACCAGAAAAGATGTCGTGCAAAGGGACCTAGAAAGGGGGagaataaagaagggaaaaaatagcttCCGGACATTTTAGCATTCTGTAGGAAAAAGGGGAGCAGATATTTCCAATCGCAGTTTTTCTCAGACGTCGTATTCTGATCAGCCTCCATTCAGTGATTCAACTTTCTAGCTGGTGGAAAGAGGAGAGTACCAAATCCTTGGCTGcccccagggctgctgtgagTGCTCTGCAGTGTGTGTAGGGAAATACTGGCTTTGTTTTGAAGCAGTGAACACTGGTTTCATCTATGAAGAGGAACCCAGCACATTGCAGAGGTCAGCATCagattccttttccttcccttctgtccCACTGATCTGACATAGGTAGTATCTTGCCAGAGATAACTTTTCCAGTGAACCCATTGGTGGTGGGGAACCAGGGAGTTGTAAGGTGGTCTCAGGAGcttcaaaaactgaaaaactaGGACATAAGCTGTCTTCTGATTCTGTGATGGAGTACAAGCCTGAGACCAGAACATCCAGTTCAGACCTGACATGCTAGGCAGTCTTGGAAGAGTTAGCTCCATCTATCTTCTCATCTAGCCAATGCTTGAACTGTTCTCACAGGGAGGAAGGATAAGGTTAATCTCAGTTGTAATAATGTTGATTCATCCTTTCTCATTTTACATCTCTGAATCCTACACTTCTGACATTGGCAGCTTCTGTCACTGACATCTGTGGGAGTAGGAATTGTCAGTGAACGattcttcctctgtgttttggTGATGATTTTGATATCAGATTTGCTCTGTAACCATGGCTTCTTCCCCCTCTGCTATTAGAATTATCTTTATCATGtttagggtgggttttttttaacaaagatgctgtgtttgctgaatatacttgaatgtttttcttataAGAAATGTTAATTAATATGAGTGAGTCTTACTGAATATGTGAGTCCTCCATGTCCTGCTTATCctaattttattcctttatcttccttttttcacttTGCTCCTGATGGGCATGTTAGAGAATTAAGAGGTACTGTATGCATGTTTCAGCATGGAAATATGGCTTTTGTTGTGCATCTGTAGAAGGGGGTTAGTGAAAGAAAGGGTTATTCAGAGGCATATCTATATCAAATGCTTTCCCGACTCACTCTTGTGCTACATCAGTTTCTGAACAAAGACTTACTGATCTTTATTTATATCTTTGACTGTTATTCTTGGCTTTCCTTCCTTACCTCATAATCCTTGTAATATCATATTCTTTGTTAGATCCagtatttaagaaatattaaagtACTGTACTTTTACCTTGCAGAGTTGCATACAAGAAcactttatttattcttttaccTTAACCAGGGCAATACCTGCCTATGAATGAGCCTGGGTCTAAGGGAAGCACTGATAATATGTTTCCACTTCCCACATCATCTTTTTTGCCTATGATGTCCTTCCTAAGTGCATATTGGACTGAGCTTTGGCATTTCAGTATGGGAAGATTAATATAGAGCTGTTGCATGCCATACGGAAGATTATTATTAGAATGACACTGATCCCAGGCTATGTGTAGAATTGAAAACCTGCAAACATGGAAACAGTCAGAGCAAATGTAATACCCAAGTTTGGCACTTCCCTCTGTGCACATGAGCCCCAGAGGTAGGCTCAGATACCCCTGGCTGGCACTTCTCAGCCTTCCTTCCAAATTAACCTGTGACTTCAGTAGTTTTGTTAGAGAAAATGCACAAAGATGACCCTGAAGTTTCACAGATACTCCGTCGATGTACGGTTACTCCTCCTGCTTACATGAACAAACTTTGCGTGGTTTGCACAAGTTCGGTCCTGTCCCCGTATTTTGATGGtatgatttgttttaatttgtttgacTAAAACTTGTTGGAAACTCTCCTTTATCATTAAATGCTCCTAAGGTATAGCTTTACCATCAACTCCTTGTAATATAAAATAAGCATACTTTTAGTATACTGCAGGATTCAACACAGTCATGGTGTTGACTGCACAGCATCCTCAAGTTGTGAGGACATCTCTCTGGGGAAAGCATTGCTCAGTAGtgatctttctgttttaaaatccaGGCTTTGAATTCCCTCCACTGCCATAAGCAAACAGACTCACTGTTCTTGGGTAGTGTAGACTGTTGCCATGCATTACCCATGAAGTGGCCTCTTTTCAGTGGCAAAAGTGAATCAGTTAGGCCTCAGCTGCCTATAACTCTGCAAtgtattttgggggttttgtcagaggggttgtttttttttggttctttggATTTGTAAAATCTGTTGTAAATGGTGTAAATGCTATGATTTCTTAGTAACCTGGAGAAAACTAAGCAGTCATTCCCTTCATGAGGTAGCCTGTTCAAAGTAAATGCAATCTTGTGCCCCACTGGCACATTTCTAGTCTGAAGTCAGTTAAAGGAGATACAGAAGTCTCTTTTTAAGCAGTACTGTTattcaagtatttatttaaaaatcatccGCTGTGTTCCTCGCATGGTAAAAGTCAGTCTAGCAAGAACCCTGTGGCTGGGTTATAAACAaagctttggaaaggaaaatgctaCATGTTCTTTAGAACATCTTCCTGCTGAAATGAGGAGATAGTGCTCCTGTGTTGCTTAAACATGAGTAATTTGCAAAGAGCGCTCTGTTATTGGAGATGGCCACTGGTGCTGGCATGGCAGTCTCTGAAAGCTCTCA
Above is a genomic segment from Strigops habroptila isolate Jane chromosome 9, bStrHab1.2.pri, whole genome shotgun sequence containing:
- the SLC25A43 gene encoding solute carrier family 25 member 43 isoform X1, producing the protein MATWRRDARVTAVQRLGCAALAGAVSLSLTAPLELLTVLAQVGTWHCRRGLRRAGPSLCRAEGVRALWKGNLTACLRLFPYSALQLAASRRLVILFTDELGHISHWRAIMAGSLAGMVATIVTYPTDVIKTRLIVQNRLEPSYEGIIHAFYKIYHQEGLLALYRGVSPAILGAVPFSAGSFFVYINLDKIWQEPIVHFTPLQNFINGCVAAAVAQTLSFPFETVKRKMQAQSPWLPHYGAVDVYFTGMADCFRQTVKNKGVLGLWSGLTPSLLKIVPYFGVMFSTFEFCKRVCLYRNGYIESPLNYKLTPGVDQSLRPQELRELKRLRRENF
- the SLC25A43 gene encoding solute carrier family 25 member 43 isoform X2 codes for the protein MATWRRDARVTAVQRLGCAALAGAVSLSLTAPLELLTVLAQVGTWHCRRGLRRAGPSLCRAEGVRALWKGNLTACLRLFPYSALQLAASRRLVILFTDELGHISHWRAIMAGSLAGMVATIVTYPTDVIKTRLIVQNRLEPSYEGIIHAFYKIYHQEGLLALYRGVSPAILGAVPFSAGSFFVYINLDKIWQEPIVHFTPLQNFINGCVAAAVAQTLSFPFETVKRKMQAQSPWLPHYGAVDVYFTGMADCFRQTVKNKGVLGLWSGLTPSLLKLTPGVDQSLRPQELRELKRLRRENF